The following is a genomic window from Halobellus ruber.
GTCCACAGGAAGATGATCGCCGCGAGCCCCAACCCCGCGAGGCCGACCTCGCCCGCGACCGCGACCCACCCGATCAGCGCCGGGAGCGCGCCCGCGGCGCCGCCGATCACGGTGTTCTGCACCGTGTTGGGCTTGAGCAACAGGGTGTACACGACGCTGTAGAACGCGATCGCGGCGAGGCCGAGCACGGCCGCGAGCGCGTTGACCCACGCGAACAGCGCAAGCGACCCGGCCGCGAGCACGACGCCGAAGACGAGCGCGTTCCGGACGGACACGACGTCGGTTGCGAGCGGCCGATCGTTCGTCCGCTGCATTCTCCGATCGATGTCGCGCTCGAAGACGTGGTTGAACGTCCCGGAGGCGCCGATCGAGAGCACGCCGCCGCCGAGCGTCGCGAGGACGACGCCGACGGTCAGCCCGCCGGTCGTCGTCGCCGCAAGCGCCATCCCCGCGGCCGCGACCAGACACAGCAGCCACATCAGCCGCGGCTTCGTGAGGCGGAGGTACGCCTTTGCGGTCTCGACGGCCCCGACGGAGCCGTGTGTGGGGTCGCCACGCGTCGCACCCGAGGTCGGACCGTCGGCCGCGGCGGTCGGCGCCGGCGGGTCGGGATCGACGTCCTCACTCGGGCGGTCGTCGGGGTCGCCCGTCGCCCGTTCGAGCGCCCACGCCAGCGCCGCCACCAAGGCGACGAAGATCGCCAGCCCGACAGTCAGATGGACCGCAGACAGGGCCGGCGTGGCGCCGCCGAGGGCGACGAACGCGCCCAACCCCGCCTGGACGGGGTAAAGCACGCCTGCGACCGCCATCGCGGCCAGCACCCGGCGGTCGACGCCGGCACGGATGCCGGTACCGATCGCAACGAGGCCGAGCAGGCCGACGAGGACCGCCGCGATCCGGTGGCCGACCGCGAGCCACCCGGCGGCCGCTGCGGGGGTGGTCCACCCGTCGCCGCAGACGGGCCACGCCGCACACGACGCGGCGGCGTCGGTCAGGGCGGTCGTCGCCCCGACCAGCAGTAGCAGATAGACGCCGATGGCCGCCGCCGCGAGCAGGCCGTGGAACCGGTCGCGGGAGGGAGTCGACGCCACGAGAGTCACCTACTGGCGTTTTGGAATCGCCGTATTTAGGCCCGCCGCTTCCGCGCGCTGACGCGGCCGAGCCGACCGATCGGCCGAGGTGAGCGAAGACGGCAAATATTTAGGTGGCTCCTTCCAAGCCCGGATTGATGCGAAAAACGCGCTTGGCACTCGTTTCATTGCTCGCCGCGGTGGTGGTGGGCCTCTTTGCGGACCCGGTCGCCGCGCAGCCGTCCGCCAGCGCGGAGCTCATCAACGACCTGAACGACAAGCTGATGTGGATCGCGGTCCCGATCACGCTGCTGGTCGAGGGGGTTCTGATCTACACCGTGGTGAAGTTCCGGAACAACGACGAGGCGTCGCCGACCCAGGAGAACCGGCGGCTGGAGATCACCTGGACGATCGCGACCGCGCTCATCCTGCTCTTCGTCGGCGTCGCCTCCTACGGCGTGCTCGCCGACCAGAACGTCACCTACCAGCCGCAGGCCGAAGACGCTTCCGGCGACCCGGTGGTCGTCCGCGCGGAGGCCTACCAGTGGGGCTGGGAGATGTCGTACCCCGAGGCGGGCAACTTCTCCACCGGCACCGAGATCGTCGTCCCCAAGGACCGGCCGGTGGTGATACGGGTCACCTCCCGTGACGTGCTACACGGGTTCCACGCGCCACAGTTGGGGCTCAAACAGGACGCGTTCCCCCATCAGGTGAACAGTATCCGGACGGTCCCCTACGAGGAGGGCACCTACCAGGGCTACTGCTCTGAGTACTGCGGGGTCTCACACTCCCAGATGTACTTCTCCATCGAGGTCGTCTCCCAGGAGGAGTACCAAGACTGGCTCGACGAACAGCAGAACAGTAGCCAGTAGCGGCGCGGGTACTCTTTCTCCTCGGATCCCTCAGGCGTTCGAAAGCTGACGGGCCCGGACGACGACGTACAGCAGGACGATCCCCGCGCCGACGGCGAGGACGAACTGCCCGAGGAGGACGAACGCCGCTCCGACGAGCGAACCGGTGCCGAACGAGAAGGCCCCGAGGATGAACGGGAGGAGGCTGACCCCGACAAACAGGCCGATCAGCCTGGCCAGCGGGATCGCCTCCGAGAGGATCTCCGCGACATCCAGCGTTCCGGACCCGGCATCGAAAAACGGCGTATCGGAGGGCATCCGCTCTGAGTTCGGTAGCGCGACGTAGACCTTTTGTGGTCGACAGTACTGACCGACGCGCCGGTCGGTGACGCTAGTCCGGCCCGGAGGCTGCTCCGTCCGCGGCCGCGCTGCTGTCCGTCCCCCGCTCCGCGATGATCCGGTCGACGATCCGCCCGGTCGAGAGGAGTTCGTCGTCGTACTTCTGCTCCCGCGCCGACGCCCGGGTCACCTCGCAGTCGATTCCCCGGGCGTCGAGCGCGCCGCGGACGGCGTCGGCGTCGTGATGCTGGTCGTGACCCAACACGATCACGTCGGGGTCTATCCGCTCGATCGGCACGAAGATGTCCTCGGGGTGGCCGAGGTGGGCCTTGGTCACGACGTCGAGGGCGTCGACGACGTCGCGGCGCTGCCGTCCGTCGAGGACGGGCCCCTGTTTGTGGGTGACGTTGTCCCGACGTGCGACGATAACGTGGAGTTCGTCGCCCAGTTCCGCGGCCTCGGAGAGGTAGTGGACGTGGCCCGGATGGACGAGGTCGAACGTGCCCTGGGCGACCACCCGGCGGGTCACCGCTCGGACCCTCCGGCGTAGCCGCCGCCCGTGTAGTCGATGTCGAGGTCGGCCTCGGTGAAGTCGAAGAAGTCCTCGGGGTCCGGGAGGTCGACGTCGAGGACGTCGAGGCTCCGAACGTCGCCGTCCTGGTCGAACGCCCGCCAGTCGTCCGGTCCGTAGGGATGCCCCAGGATGATGTGGACCGTCCCGTTGCCGAAGGTGTCGAGGTCGGCGTCGCTGGGGCGGAGGACGCCGTTCGGGTGTGAGTGGATCGACCCCACGGTCCGGCGGTCGTTCGGGACCATATTGGAGTCGACGGTGGCGCTCATCGGGTTCGAGCGGGTGCCGGGGACGATCAGCACCTCGGTGATCACGGTCCCGGAGCGGTCGAGATCGAAGTTGCGGGCGGCCTCCCCGCGGAGAAAGCCCATATACTCGTCGGGGTGTGACTCCTGGGAGGCCTCCCGCGCGAAGTCGAGGGCGTCGGCGGCGATGCCGATGACCTCACTCGACCGGAAGAGTCGCATATTCGACTCACAGGTTCGTCGCCTTCTAAGCGTTCCGGTCGGCCGGATCGAGGCGGCCGGTATGCGGAACATATAATCTGTCCTCCTCAGTACGTCACACAAATGCTCGGCGAAGCGATGGTCCGGCTCGGAGCGGCCCTGTCGCACGTTCTGCTCTATCAGATCTGTCCGCGGCGTGTGCTCGGTCCGCAGGCCGACTACTGGGACGTCCTCCGGTACCGATCGATCGGGGTCACCAGCCGCCTGCTCGGGTGGGCGGTACACACCGACCGGCCGATCCGCGACGAGGAGTTCGCCGGGGTGTTTCCCGCGCCTCCAGAGGAAGTCGAGCGAGTTCTCTGGAAACGGGGGTTTCACCGGAACCCCGTCGCCGCGGTGAAAACGCGGAAGGGAACGCCCGAGATCGGCTCGTGGGTCCGCCGCGCGGACTCGCGAGCGAGGCGGCAGTTACATGTGATGCTCTTCCGGCGGTCGGACGGCCGGCGTGGCGTGGACGTCTACGCCCACGAGGAGTTCTCCTGTCTGAACCCGGCCGTCGCCGTCCGGCACTACCGGGGGATCGACCAGCGGGCGGCAGTGGGCGTCAGGCGAGCGAGGGAGCTCCTCCCGCTCGTGCAACCGGGCGACGGGGGCGGCGTCGACTGAGGGAGCGTAGCATGGCACTCGGTCTCCCGGCGGGGCTGTTCAACGTCCTCTTGGGCGCTCTGATCACCATCGCGAGCACGCTGGTGGCGTGGGCCGGACTGCACTGGAACCAGCGGCGGGTCGACCGGGATCGGACGAGACGCGCCGTGGTACACGAGGTCAACCACATCGCCGACAACGTCGCGGAGCTGATCGATCTCGAATCCGGTGCGGTGCTCGAACCCGAGGTCGACCGGATCGTGGTCACGCTCTCGCCCGATACTCTCGATGACGACCTCCGACAGGTCAACAAGCTCACGTCGCCGGAGGTGCGGCGGATCTACGAGTTCTACGAGCTGACCCGCGTGCTCCGGCGGAAGCTCGACGGACGGAGCGGCGACGAGGTCGGTGGGGAGGACGTGCGAGCGGTCGCCAACGAGATCGTCGAGAAGCGCGACGAGATCGACCGGATTATCAAGCGTAGCCGGCTCTCCCTGTTCACCGAGTGGTACAAGGAGCGTGACCGGCGACTCCGGAACCGGTGACGAACGTCGACCTGGGGGGGTCCGCCGCCCGGCCCCGATTGTAAAGTCTTAACCCCGGCGCTCCACAGTTTACGGGTATGACACCCGATACCGCCGGGGATTCCGGCGGCGAGGCGGCTCCGGGTTCGGAGTCGGACTCGCGACCTGTCGTCTACGATCTGGCACCGGACTGTACCGTCGAAGACGTCGACGTCGGCGCCAACTACCACGCCGTGGTCAACGGCGTCGTCGAGTACGGGATCTTCGTCGACATCTCCGACGAGGTCTCGGGGCTCGTCCACGAGTCGAACCTCGATCGGTCCTACGAGGTCGACGACCGGCTAACGGTCACCCTGACGGAGATCAGGGAGAACGGCGACCTCGCGTTCGACGTGTTCAGCGCGTCGACCTACCGGACCGTCGTGGTCGATCACGAACCCGAGCTCACGCCGATCGAGGACCTGGACGTCGGCGACGAGGTCCACGTCGAAGGGCAGGTCGCCCAGATCAAACAGACCGGCGGGCCGACGGTCTTCCGCGTCGCCGACGAGACCGGGATCGTCTCCGCGACGGCGTTCCGCGAGGCCGGCGTCCGCGCGTTTCCCGCGATCGAACTCGACGACGTCGTCCGGATCGGCGGCAGCGTCGAGTCCCACGAGGGCACACTCCAGATCGAGGTCGACTCGATGGCCCGCCTCGACGGCGACGACGCCGCTGAGACCCGCCAGCGGCTGGACGCCGCCATAGGAGAGCGGGCCGAGCCCGCGGCGGTCGAGCCGCTGGTCGAGTGGCCGGCGTTCGAGAAGCTCCGCGAGGACCTCCGGGACCTCGCCCGACTGCTCCGGCGGACCGTCCTCGAGGGGCGCCCGATCCGCGTTCGTCATCACGCCGACGGCGACGGGATGTGCGCGTCGGTGCCGGTCCAGCTGGCGCTCTCGAACTTCATCGAGTCGGTCCACGACGACGACGAGGCCTCCCGCCACCTTATCAAGCGGCTCCCCTCGAAGGCGCCGTACTACGAGATGGAGGACGTCACCCGCGATCTGAACTTCGCCCTCGAGGGGCAGGCGCGACACGGCCAGCGGCTCCCCTTCCTCCTGATGCTCGACAACGGGTCGACCGAGGAGGACGTCCCCGCCTACGAGAACCTCACCTATTACGATATGCCGATCGCGGTCGTCGACCACCACCACCCCGACCCGGAAGCGGTCGAGGACCTGCTTGCGGCCCACGTCAACCCCTACC
Proteins encoded in this region:
- a CDS encoding Mov34/MPN/PAD-1 family protein, producing MRLFRSSEVIGIAADALDFAREASQESHPDEYMGFLRGEAARNFDLDRSGTVITEVLIVPGTRSNPMSATVDSNMVPNDRRTVGSIHSHPNGVLRPSDADLDTFGNGTVHIILGHPYGPDDWRAFDQDGDVRSLDVLDVDLPDPEDFFDFTEADLDIDYTGGGYAGGSER
- a CDS encoding adenylyltransferase/cytidyltransferase family protein, which produces MTRRVVAQGTFDLVHPGHVHYLSEAAELGDELHVIVARRDNVTHKQGPVLDGRQRRDVVDALDVVTKAHLGHPEDIFVPIERIDPDVIVLGHDQHHDADAVRGALDARGIDCEVTRASAREQKYDDELLSTGRIVDRIIAERGTDSSAAADGAASGPD
- a CDS encoding DHH family phosphoesterase; amino-acid sequence: MTPDTAGDSGGEAAPGSESDSRPVVYDLAPDCTVEDVDVGANYHAVVNGVVEYGIFVDISDEVSGLVHESNLDRSYEVDDRLTVTLTEIRENGDLAFDVFSASTYRTVVVDHEPELTPIEDLDVGDEVHVEGQVAQIKQTGGPTVFRVADETGIVSATAFREAGVRAFPAIELDDVVRIGGSVESHEGTLQIEVDSMARLDGDDAAETRQRLDAAIGERAEPAAVEPLVEWPAFEKLREDLRDLARLLRRTVLEGRPIRVRHHADGDGMCASVPVQLALSNFIESVHDDDEASRHLIKRLPSKAPYYEMEDVTRDLNFALEGQARHGQRLPFLLMLDNGSTEEDVPAYENLTYYDMPIAVVDHHHPDPEAVEDLLAAHVNPYLYDEDYRITTGMMCVELARMIDPGVTDDLRHVPAVAGLADRSKAEVMEEFIALAESEGYDRARLLDVGEALDYAAHWLRYNDGQSLVNDVLNVGCDDEDRHHELVDFLATRAERDVERQMDAAASHLDHERLDSGAHLYTVDLDEWAHRFTYPAPGKTTGKLHDRQVKEHGEPVITIGYGPDFAVLRSDGVRLDIPRMVSELNEEIVGGGVSGGGHLVVGSIKFVKGMREDVIDSLIEKMADAELDAELTSQAAVDTEL
- the cyoE gene encoding heme o synthase; this translates as MASTPSRDRFHGLLAAAAIGVYLLLLVGATTALTDAAASCAAWPVCGDGWTTPAAAAGWLAVGHRIAAVLVGLLGLVAIGTGIRAGVDRRVLAAMAVAGVLYPVQAGLGAFVALGGATPALSAVHLTVGLAIFVALVAALAWALERATGDPDDRPSEDVDPDPPAPTAAADGPTSGATRGDPTHGSVGAVETAKAYLRLTKPRLMWLLCLVAAAGMALAATTTGGLTVGVVLATLGGGVLSIGASGTFNHVFERDIDRRMQRTNDRPLATDVVSVRNALVFGVVLAAGSLALFAWVNALAAVLGLAAIAFYSVVYTLLLKPNTVQNTVIGGAAGALPALIGWVAVAGEVGLAGLGLAAIIFLWTPAHFYNLALAYKEDYERGGFPMMPVVRGETETRKHILWYLAATLVAAGALASMEALGLLYALTSVAFGAAFLYFAVRLHYEQTEKAAFRSFHASNAYLGALLLSVVLDTLVV
- the coxB gene encoding cytochrome c oxidase subunit II, with translation MRKTRLALVSLLAAVVVGLFADPVAAQPSASAELINDLNDKLMWIAVPITLLVEGVLIYTVVKFRNNDEASPTQENRRLEITWTIATALILLFVGVASYGVLADQNVTYQPQAEDASGDPVVVRAEAYQWGWEMSYPEAGNFSTGTEIVVPKDRPVVIRVTSRDVLHGFHAPQLGLKQDAFPHQVNSIRTVPYEEGTYQGYCSEYCGVSHSQMYFSIEVVSQEEYQDWLDEQQNSSQ